The following nucleotide sequence is from Aneurinibacillus soli.
GCGCTTGCCTGAGTTGGCTCGCCGCATGGTCGTAGACGGTTCGCGTGTTGTCGCCGTTGCGGTGAGCCGGACGCCGCGCCCGGCGGAAGGAAGCTATATGCCGGTCTTTCTGGCCGGAGAGCTGGCAGCAGAATTGATGGCGAGCTTCTTCCATGTTCCGCTGTATGGCACCTCGCATCAGGAGGGACATATTGCGGCCGGGGAATATACGGCAGATCGTCCGCTTGAAGTGGAGCAATTCCTAGCCGTTCATCTGTCGGGTGGCACAAGCGAGTTGCTGGCCTGTACACGCACAGAATCGGGCTATGCGATTGAACTGCTTGGCGGCACGAACGACCTGCATTCTGGCCAGTTGATTGACCGCGTCGGTGTAGCACTTGGTCTCCCATTTCCAGCCGGTCCTTATCTGGAGAAGCTGGCACAGCAGGCTGACGAGATGGACGAAGTCTTTACTGTTCCGTCTTCTGTCAAAGCATACGACTTTAGCTTCTCTGGTCCAGAGTCGGCTCTGCTTCGAGCGATTGAGCAGGGAGCCCCAGCACCGCTTGTAGCACGTGCGGCTGAAGTGTGCATTGCAGCTACGCTGGAGAAAGTGCTGCGTCGTGCTGTGGAGAGTGGCTGTGCGAAGGATATTATGATTGTCGGCGGCGTGTCGGCGAATACGTATATTCGGGAACGTCTGCGCCGCAGGCTGGAGCATCCGGCTGTCAAAGCACGTCTTTATTTTGCTGATCCAGCATATGCGGGAGACAATGCATTTGGCGTGGCACGCATCGGATTGATGCAGTATGAAAAGACGAACAATAATAAGAAATAACTAAATATCTTTCGTAGATTATCTTTGCAATCTCCTGTCCGATTCGCTACACTGATACTGAGAGTATCAACTACCAATCGGCAGGAGGTTTTTTATATGTCAGCACATGTTATTGTAGGAACGGAAGTAGCGGCAGATATTCGCGCTGCATTAAAAGAAGAAGTCGCACAGTTAAAAGAACAGGGCATTCACCCGGGGCTTGCTGTTATTCTCGTCGGGGATGATCCGGCTTC
It contains:
- a CDS encoding tRNA (adenosine(37)-N6)-threonylcarbamoyltransferase complex transferase subunit TsaD, which produces MDVVLGIDTSNYRTSLCLVDRQGQIVAEEKELLTVEAGERGLQQSAALFQHVKRLPELARRMVVDGSRVVAVAVSRTPRPAEGSYMPVFLAGELAAELMASFFHVPLYGTSHQEGHIAAGEYTADRPLEVEQFLAVHLSGGTSELLACTRTESGYAIELLGGTNDLHSGQLIDRVGVALGLPFPAGPYLEKLAQQADEMDEVFTVPSSVKAYDFSFSGPESALLRAIEQGAPAPLVARAAEVCIAATLEKVLRRAVESGCAKDIMIVGGVSANTYIRERLRRRLEHPAVKARLYFADPAYAGDNAFGVARIGLMQYEKTNNNKK